The proteins below are encoded in one region of bacterium:
- a CDS encoding efflux RND transporter permease subunit, producing MFDRLIRLSLEQRLVVLLATILVLLAGLLVMRQLPVDVFPDLNAPQVTILADAHGMAPEEIETLVTFPIETAMNGATGVRRVRSSIAPGMASIWVEFEWGTEIFRARQIVAEKLQSVLGQLPPALDPPVLAPVSSIMGEILLIGVESDSLSPMELRAFTDNVLRRRLLAIPGVANVLPIGGERKQYQVVVDPDRLAAYGISLDELVNAVEKSTQNSTGGTFVASGQEYLIRGVGRVRDMSDLRRAVVAMRNGQPVLVEQVADVQTGAAQILGTASVNAKPAVIMSVQKQPNANTLDLTKRIDQALVEMKSLFPADVKANASVFRQADFIELAVDNVVEALRDGAILVTIILILFLGHLRTTVISLTAIPISLLITMLMMRVLGLTINTMTLGGMAIAVGVLVDDAIVYVENVFRRLRQNRLKSAEAQRPVFDVIFEASREIRQPMVVATVIIIAVFLPLFFLSGLEGRLLRPLGLAFVISVFASLLVAVTIVPALSYWLLPSMKSHRVEQEPWLVRKLKKVYEPTLRFTLNHTRYVMAGSAVLLVIAGFVYASLGHSFLPEFNEGSMLVIVTTPPGTSLKESTDYGQYAEKFLTKHPAVVGVIRRTGRGELDEHTFGSNVTELEARLKRGVDKEEVFKDVRSRLSVLPGVIITVGQPLTHRIDHMLSGTQAAIAIKLFGDNLYELRRVAQEIKTAVKDVDGLVDLYVETQVDIPQLRIDMDREAMAMYGVQVEDLAHDLETAFNGATVGQVLEGQYPYDLTVRFTDAARDNSGAIGSALFATPAGHQVPLRELTRIERSTGPNTISRENVSRKIVIQANASGRDVGSVIADVKARIDERVKFPEGYFVTYGGQFESAQSANRMILLLSLLSIGAIIVLLFVEFKNFRDALLVMVNLPLALIGGVIAIRLTDGIISVASLVGFITLFGIAARNGILLISHYHTLMDAEGMSVREAITRGSLERMNPILMTALCAGLALLPLALGGGQPGKEIQTPMAIVILGGLLTSTALNMVVIPALYYRYGHRRSGSAVPAKG from the coding sequence ATGTTTGATCGACTCATTCGGCTCTCGCTGGAGCAGCGCCTCGTTGTGCTGCTCGCAACCATCCTTGTGCTGCTGGCCGGACTGCTGGTCATGCGGCAGTTGCCGGTGGATGTGTTTCCGGATCTGAACGCGCCGCAGGTTACGATTCTGGCCGACGCGCACGGCATGGCTCCTGAAGAGATCGAGACACTGGTAACATTTCCGATTGAAACGGCGATGAACGGGGCTACCGGTGTGCGCCGCGTACGCTCTTCCATTGCACCGGGCATGGCCAGTATCTGGGTGGAATTTGAGTGGGGAACGGAAATCTTCCGGGCGCGACAGATTGTCGCCGAAAAGCTGCAGTCGGTGCTGGGTCAACTTCCTCCCGCGCTGGATCCGCCTGTGTTAGCGCCCGTCTCCTCGATTATGGGTGAGATTTTGCTGATCGGTGTGGAGAGTGATTCCCTCTCTCCTATGGAACTGCGCGCGTTCACGGACAACGTGCTGCGTCGCAGGCTGCTGGCGATACCCGGCGTGGCGAACGTGCTGCCGATTGGCGGGGAGCGCAAGCAGTATCAGGTTGTGGTGGATCCTGACCGTCTGGCAGCCTATGGGATCAGCCTGGACGAACTCGTGAATGCCGTGGAGAAGAGCACGCAGAATTCGACGGGCGGAACGTTTGTTGCCTCGGGGCAGGAATATCTGATACGCGGTGTGGGCCGGGTTCGGGACATGAGCGACCTTCGCCGTGCAGTGGTGGCCATGCGCAATGGACAGCCGGTGCTGGTGGAGCAGGTTGCCGATGTGCAGACAGGAGCCGCGCAGATTCTGGGCACGGCATCCGTCAACGCCAAACCAGCCGTCATCATGTCGGTGCAGAAGCAGCCCAATGCCAATACGCTGGACTTGACCAAGCGCATTGACCAGGCCCTGGTGGAGATGAAATCGCTGTTTCCGGCGGACGTCAAAGCCAACGCCAGTGTTTTTCGCCAGGCGGATTTCATTGAACTGGCGGTAGACAATGTTGTCGAGGCGCTGCGAGACGGGGCGATTCTCGTAACCATTATCCTCATTCTCTTTCTCGGACATCTGCGAACGACAGTGATCAGCTTGACCGCCATTCCGATCTCATTGCTGATCACGATGTTGATGATGCGGGTGCTGGGATTAACCATCAACACGATGACGCTGGGCGGCATGGCGATCGCGGTGGGTGTTCTGGTAGATGACGCGATTGTATACGTGGAAAACGTTTTCCGCCGGTTGCGACAGAACCGTCTGAAATCCGCGGAGGCGCAGCGGCCTGTATTCGACGTAATCTTTGAGGCTTCGCGGGAAATCCGGCAGCCGATGGTGGTGGCAACGGTGATCATCATCGCGGTCTTCCTGCCGTTGTTTTTCCTGAGCGGTTTGGAAGGCCGCCTGCTCAGGCCATTAGGCCTGGCGTTTGTCATTTCCGTGTTCGCGTCGCTACTCGTCGCCGTGACCATTGTCCCCGCGTTGTCCTACTGGCTGCTGCCGTCGATGAAATCCCATCGGGTCGAGCAGGAGCCGTGGCTGGTGCGTAAGCTGAAAAAGGTGTATGAGCCGACGTTAAGGTTCACGCTGAATCACACGCGATATGTGATGGCCGGTTCGGCGGTGCTGCTGGTGATTGCAGGGTTTGTGTATGCAAGCCTTGGGCACAGTTTCCTCCCCGAGTTCAACGAAGGTTCCATGCTGGTGATTGTCACCACTCCTCCCGGCACAAGCCTGAAAGAGTCTACCGACTACGGGCAGTACGCGGAGAAGTTTTTGACGAAGCATCCGGCGGTGGTCGGGGTGATCCGCCGAACGGGGCGCGGAGAACTTGACGAGCACACCTTCGGCTCGAATGTGACGGAATTGGAAGCCCGGCTCAAACGCGGCGTGGACAAGGAGGAGGTCTTCAAGGATGTGCGATCCCGCCTGTCTGTGTTGCCGGGGGTGATCATTACCGTGGGCCAGCCGCTGACACACCGCATCGACCATATGCTGAGTGGGACGCAGGCGGCGATTGCGATTAAGCTGTTCGGCGATAACCTTTATGAACTGCGCCGGGTAGCCCAGGAGATCAAGACGGCGGTTAAGGACGTGGACGGGCTGGTGGATCTGTATGTGGAAACGCAGGTGGACATTCCGCAGCTTCGGATCGATATGGACCGCGAAGCGATGGCCATGTATGGGGTTCAGGTGGAAGATCTGGCCCATGATCTGGAGACGGCGTTCAATGGAGCGACTGTCGGGCAGGTGCTGGAAGGCCAGTACCCGTATGACCTGACGGTGCGCTTTACGGACGCGGCGCGGGACAATTCCGGGGCAATTGGCTCGGCTCTGTTTGCCACACCCGCCGGGCATCAGGTGCCGCTGCGGGAACTGACGCGTATTGAGCGGTCCACAGGACCGAATACCATCAGCCGGGAAAATGTAAGCCGGAAGATCGTGATCCAGGCCAATGCATCGGGCCGTGATGTGGGAAGCGTGATTGCCGACGTGAAAGCCCGCATTGACGAGCGGGTGAAGTTTCCCGAAGGCTACTTCGTGACCTACGGCGGACAGTTTGAAAGCGCACAGTCGGCCAACCGGATGATTCTGCTGTTGTCGCTGTTGTCTATCGGCGCAATCATCGTGCTGCTCTTCGTCGAATTCAAGAACTTCCGCGACGCGCTGCTGGTGATGGTGAACCTGCCGCTGGCGCTGATCGGCGGCGTAATTGCGATTCGCCTGACGGACGGCATTATCTCCGTGGCTTCGCTGGTGGGATTCATCACCCTGTTCGGTATTGCCGCGCGAAATGGCATTCTGCTGATTTCCCATTACCATACCCTGATGGATGCGGAAGGCATGTCCGTACGGGAGGCGATTACTCGAGGCAGCCTGGAGCGGATGAACCCGATTTTGATGACCGCGCTGTGTGCCGGTCTGGCGCTACTGCCGCTGGCGCTGGGAGGCGGACAGCCGGGCAAGGAGATCCAGACGCCGATGGCGATTGTGATTCTGGGCGGACTTTTGACGTCTACCGCGCTGAACATGGTCGTGATCCCGGCGCTGTACTACCGCTACGGGCACCGTCGATCCGGATCCGCGGTTCCTGCGAAAGGATAA
- a CDS encoding enolase C-terminal domain-like protein has protein sequence MQIASPGRRNNSAVRSANGVLRTHRRVESAIVSVVAHSFTIPTDALESDGTYAWDSTTLVTVQVSAAGQTGFGYTYATSAAADMIRSMLAPRLRETDALDIPSLWLEMRNAIRNNGETGVAMMAVAAVDNALWDLKAKLLNVPLATLWGRARPKVEIYGSGGFTSYSPEQMQTQLGGWAADGIRHVKMKVGRHPADDAERVRFARRVIGRDVSLMVDANGGYSRKQALAMAETFAQDGVIWFEEPVHHQDHQGLRLIRDRAPAGMEISAGEYGYHITDFRRLLEDGAVDVLQADATRCGTTGFLEVAALCEAYRIPLSSHCAPYLHVPLGCAATQFRHIEYFHDHVRIEQRFMDGAAPPRQGCLKPDLSRPGNGLDLKMRDLEPYRIA, from the coding sequence ATGCAGATAGCGAGCCCTGGACGTCGGAACAATTCCGCGGTACGGTCTGCAAACGGTGTCCTGCGGACTCATCGCCGGGTAGAAAGTGCCATCGTCAGCGTCGTTGCACACTCCTTCACCATTCCGACGGACGCTCTGGAGTCGGATGGTACCTACGCTTGGGACAGCACAACCTTGGTCACCGTGCAGGTGAGCGCTGCGGGACAGACAGGTTTTGGCTACACGTATGCGACATCAGCCGCGGCTGATATGATTCGTTCCATGTTGGCGCCGCGCCTTCGTGAGACGGATGCGTTGGACATTCCGAGCCTGTGGCTGGAGATGCGGAACGCCATCCGTAACAACGGTGAGACCGGAGTGGCCATGATGGCCGTGGCCGCTGTGGACAATGCCCTGTGGGATCTCAAAGCGAAGCTCCTCAATGTTCCACTGGCGACACTATGGGGACGGGCACGCCCTAAGGTAGAGATTTACGGCAGCGGCGGATTCACCTCCTACAGCCCGGAGCAGATGCAAACGCAGCTTGGGGGCTGGGCCGCCGATGGCATCCGTCACGTCAAAATGAAAGTCGGCCGTCATCCAGCCGACGATGCGGAACGCGTCCGCTTTGCCCGCAGGGTGATTGGCCGTGACGTGTCACTCATGGTGGATGCCAATGGCGGCTACTCGCGCAAACAGGCGCTGGCCATGGCCGAAACGTTCGCACAGGATGGCGTCATCTGGTTCGAGGAGCCTGTGCACCATCAAGATCATCAAGGCCTGCGGCTGATCCGGGACCGTGCCCCGGCAGGAATGGAGATTTCCGCAGGGGAATATGGCTATCACATCACAGACTTTCGCCGCCTGCTGGAGGACGGAGCGGTGGATGTGCTTCAGGCCGATGCTACGCGCTGCGGCACCACAGGGTTTCTCGAGGTGGCTGCGCTGTGCGAAGCGTATAGGATTCCCCTCTCATCCCACTGCGCCCCCTACCTGCATGTGCCGCTGGGGTGCGCCGCCACACAATTCCGGCACATCGAATACTTTCACGATCACGTTCGCATCGAACAACGCTTTATGGACGGAGCCGCGCCGCCTCGGCAGGGCTGCCTGAAACCGGATCTTAGCCGGCCCGGCAACGGGCTGGATCTGAAGATGCGGGACCTTGAACCCTACCGGATAGCGTGA